The Hymenobacter sp. 5317J-9 genome has a window encoding:
- a CDS encoding DUF4174 domain-containing protein, translated as MKYLPQVQFITILLLSALLSSTLRAQAPKPMSLQQTLRESHWKKRVLLLAAPNAQQADFKQQQALLASQQAALAERDFLVLPVLYEQLSAADTQFLTREIGIKLPAFAVVLIGKDGGVKERSNRPIQPENLFGTVDKMPMRRQEMLKK; from the coding sequence ATGAAATACCTTCCGCAAGTACAGTTCATCACCATTTTGTTGCTTAGCGCGCTGCTTTCCTCCACACTACGTGCTCAGGCGCCCAAGCCCATGTCCCTGCAACAAACCCTGCGCGAAAGCCACTGGAAGAAACGCGTGCTTCTGCTAGCAGCGCCCAACGCGCAGCAAGCCGATTTCAAGCAACAGCAGGCGCTCTTGGCCTCACAGCAAGCTGCCCTGGCCGAGCGCGACTTCCTGGTGCTGCCGGTGCTGTATGAACAGCTTTCGGCCGCCGATACGCAGTTTTTGACGCGCGAAATTGGCATCAAGCTGCCGGCTTTTGCCGTCGTGCTCATCGGCAAAGACGGTGGCGTGAAAGAGCGCAGCAACCGGCCTATACAGCCGGAAAACCTCTTCGGCACCGTTGATAAAATGCCTATGCGCCGACAGGAGATGCTGAAGAAATAA
- a CDS encoding DUF294 nucleotidyltransferase-like domain-containing protein, which yields MSEKLNFLRTVKPFDLLPDDVLAEVAEGLEEVRHPREAIIYYQGVTKLRGIDIIVEGEYETFFYDSQQNKRVIEHSRAGECYGGISVLLNKKRSLRTVRAKKDTRVYFLHRREFRALCKAYEKFFHFFTARYGQRMLNEEYAHFVRPASSAGENYLASDQLFSRRIETLEMRPLDVCAAYTPIHEVARRMAAARTSCYFITNADVGGHIIGYVTDITLRDKVVAGLLDANLPVETIVDAPVVSISSRAFVYEAILLMFRTKTRYLLVETDGEYVGFLSRNKLLTDDQDQSPFIFIQSVKQAQAVPELKRRWEQVPEMVYQLLNRGVKPEIVNQVITTVSDTIALKLIEGAIAELGPPPAKFVYMVLGSEGRKEQTLLTDQDNAIIYEDKANEHREEVRAYFLKFAEMVSDQLNAIGFSYCEGGFMAKNPKWTHSLSHWKRNYVEWMTDSNPESGMQFAASFDCRYLYGDAEIMDELHEFLATELQKPRDRFFHYMAVNALQYEPPLTFFRNIRTFAHGDQQVFNLKRTMSPIVDLVRMYALRHRIFATNTGERLEALRAEGVFTERETQELLQSYYYLMGVRLKKQAAQIISDNVAPDNYLDPKTLTKVEQVTLKEIFKVIADFQLKIKVGFTKSLG from the coding sequence ATGTCCGAAAAACTCAATTTTCTGCGCACCGTGAAGCCCTTCGACCTGCTGCCGGACGACGTGCTGGCCGAAGTGGCCGAGGGCCTGGAAGAAGTGCGCCACCCCCGCGAGGCCATCATCTACTACCAGGGCGTGACCAAGCTGCGCGGCATCGACATCATTGTGGAAGGCGAGTACGAGACGTTTTTCTACGACAGCCAGCAGAACAAGCGCGTGATTGAGCACAGCCGGGCCGGCGAGTGCTACGGCGGTATCTCGGTGCTGCTGAACAAAAAACGCTCTTTGCGCACCGTGCGGGCCAAAAAAGACACCCGCGTGTACTTCCTGCACCGGCGCGAGTTTCGCGCGCTGTGCAAGGCCTACGAGAAGTTCTTCCACTTCTTCACGGCGCGCTACGGGCAGCGCATGCTGAACGAGGAGTACGCCCACTTTGTGCGGCCGGCCAGCAGCGCCGGCGAGAACTACCTGGCCTCCGACCAGCTGTTTTCGCGCCGCATCGAGACGCTGGAAATGCGGCCCCTGGACGTGTGCGCCGCCTACACGCCCATTCACGAAGTGGCCCGGCGCATGGCCGCCGCCCGCACCAGCTGCTACTTCATCACCAACGCCGACGTGGGCGGCCACATCATCGGCTACGTCACCGACATTACCCTGCGCGACAAGGTGGTGGCCGGCCTGCTCGACGCTAACCTGCCCGTCGAAACCATTGTGGACGCACCGGTGGTGAGCATTAGCTCGCGGGCCTTTGTGTATGAGGCTATTCTGCTGATGTTCCGGACCAAGACGCGCTACCTGCTGGTGGAAACCGACGGCGAATACGTGGGCTTCCTGAGCCGCAACAAGCTACTGACTGACGACCAGGACCAGTCGCCGTTCATCTTCATTCAGAGCGTGAAGCAGGCCCAGGCCGTGCCCGAGCTGAAGCGCCGCTGGGAGCAGGTGCCCGAAATGGTGTACCAGCTCCTGAACCGCGGCGTGAAGCCTGAAATTGTGAACCAGGTCATCACCACTGTGTCCGACACCATTGCCCTCAAGCTCATCGAGGGGGCCATTGCGGAGCTGGGCCCGCCGCCGGCCAAGTTCGTGTACATGGTGCTGGGCAGCGAAGGCCGCAAGGAGCAAACCCTGCTCACGGACCAGGACAACGCCATTATTTACGAAGACAAGGCCAACGAGCACCGCGAAGAAGTGCGGGCCTACTTCCTGAAATTTGCCGAGATGGTGAGCGACCAGCTCAACGCCATCGGCTTCAGCTACTGCGAGGGCGGCTTCATGGCCAAAAACCCGAAGTGGACGCACTCGCTCTCACACTGGAAGCGCAACTACGTGGAGTGGATGACCGACTCGAATCCGGAATCGGGCATGCAGTTTGCCGCTTCGTTCGACTGCCGCTACCTCTATGGCGATGCCGAAATCATGGACGAACTGCACGAGTTTTTGGCCACCGAGCTGCAGAAGCCGCGCGACCGGTTTTTCCACTACATGGCCGTGAATGCGCTGCAGTACGAGCCGCCGCTCACGTTTTTTCGCAACATCCGCACCTTCGCCCACGGCGACCAGCAAGTGTTCAACCTCAAGCGCACCATGTCGCCCATCGTCGATTTGGTGCGCATGTACGCCCTGCGCCACCGCATTTTCGCCACCAACACCGGCGAGCGCCTCGAAGCCCTGCGCGCCGAAGGCGTGTTCACGGAGCGCGAAACCCAGGAGCTGCTGCAGTCCTACTACTACCTCATGGGCGTGCGCCTGAAAAAGCAAGCCGCCCAAATCATCAGCGACAACGTGGCCCCCGACAACTACCTCGACCCCAAAACCCTGACCAAAGTGGAGCAGGTGACGCTGAAGGAGATTTTCAAAGTAATTGCGGATTTCCAACTCAAGATTAAGGTTGGTTTCACCAAATCGTTGGGGTAG
- a CDS encoding 3'-5' exonuclease — MKDYLLFVDTETSGIPRDWTKPYASRKNWPHIVQLAWVVCTPDGREIKAENHYIQPSDYDMSPESGRVHGLTVDFLRANGRPRHAVMQRLHRDLLHYQPLVVAHFMQLDFHMVGVGFHRAGLKNPLLNLPTFCTMRATSPLVRHPTQGFLRLGELYQRLFHEPLENAHDALVDVRATARCYFEMRRQGLITDETVARQAPVTVPEPRPAQPLRRKRLRIGVAPWLLLGTVALLLLAFFLIG; from the coding sequence GTGAAAGACTACCTGCTGTTCGTCGATACCGAAACTTCGGGCATTCCGCGCGACTGGACCAAGCCCTATGCCAGCCGCAAGAACTGGCCGCACATCGTGCAGCTGGCCTGGGTGGTGTGCACGCCCGACGGCCGCGAAATCAAGGCCGAGAACCACTACATCCAGCCCAGCGACTACGACATGAGCCCGGAGTCGGGCCGCGTGCACGGCCTCACCGTGGATTTTCTGCGGGCTAACGGCCGGCCCCGCCACGCCGTGATGCAGCGCCTGCACCGCGACCTGCTGCACTACCAGCCGCTGGTGGTGGCCCATTTCATGCAGCTCGATTTTCACATGGTGGGCGTGGGCTTTCACCGGGCCGGCCTGAAAAACCCGCTGCTGAACCTGCCCACCTTCTGCACCATGCGGGCCACCAGCCCGCTGGTGCGCCACCCCACGCAGGGCTTTCTGCGCTTGGGCGAACTGTATCAGCGCCTGTTCCACGAGCCCCTCGAAAACGCCCACGATGCCTTGGTCGACGTGCGCGCCACGGCCCGCTGCTATTTCGAGATGCGCCGCCAAGGGCTGATTACCGACGAAACCGTGGCCCGCCAAGCGCCCGTGACCGTGCCCGAGCCGCGGCCGGCGCAACCGCTGCGGCGCAAGCGCCTGCGCATTGGGGTGGCGCCGTGGTTGCTGCTGGGCACGGTGGCGCTGTTGTTGCTGGCCTTCTTTCTGATTGGCTAA
- a CDS encoding LacI family DNA-binding transcriptional regulator, with amino-acid sequence MALKHASISDIAKELNLAVSTVSRALSGHSRISEATRARVWELAGQLNYQPNHLAAALRKGRSNTLGVIVPNIDGHFFALVVKGIEAVANQAGFNVMLCQSNEDHTHEAKNVETLINAQVDGILVSLARTTHDFEHFAKVRQRNVPLVFFDRILDGSDVSAVVVDDQRGGYLATKHLLEQGRRRIAHLGGPQHLNIYKDRYEGYCQALREAGLPVEVDLVVLSKDMSLADGDVSVRQLLALPRRPDAIFSAGDFTAVGALQALKEHGLRVPQDVALSGFGNETFSSLTEPQLTTIDQQCEEMGGAAVRLLLEMVQQTGHRQAPRKVVLEPHLLMRESSGKRQHA; translated from the coding sequence TTGGCTCTCAAACACGCTTCTATTTCGGACATCGCGAAAGAGCTGAACCTCGCCGTTTCCACCGTGTCGCGGGCGTTGAGCGGCCACTCGCGCATCAGCGAAGCCACCCGTGCGCGGGTGTGGGAGCTGGCCGGGCAGCTCAATTACCAGCCCAACCACCTGGCCGCGGCCCTGCGCAAAGGCCGCAGCAATACGCTCGGCGTGATAGTGCCGAACATCGACGGCCACTTTTTTGCCTTGGTAGTGAAGGGCATCGAGGCCGTGGCCAACCAGGCCGGCTTCAACGTGATGCTGTGCCAGAGCAACGAAGACCACACCCACGAAGCTAAAAATGTGGAAACGCTGATAAATGCCCAGGTCGACGGCATTCTGGTGTCGTTGGCGCGCACCACGCACGATTTCGAGCATTTCGCGAAAGTGCGGCAGCGCAACGTGCCGCTGGTGTTTTTCGACCGCATTCTGGACGGCAGCGATGTGAGCGCCGTGGTGGTGGACGACCAGCGCGGCGGCTACCTGGCCACCAAGCACCTGCTGGAGCAGGGCCGGCGGCGCATTGCCCACCTCGGCGGCCCGCAGCACCTCAACATCTACAAAGACCGGTACGAGGGCTACTGCCAGGCCCTGCGCGAAGCCGGCCTACCCGTGGAAGTGGACCTGGTGGTGCTCTCGAAAGACATGTCGCTGGCCGACGGCGACGTGAGCGTGCGCCAGCTGCTGGCCCTGCCCCGGCGCCCCGATGCCATCTTCTCAGCCGGCGATTTTACGGCCGTGGGGGCCCTGCAGGCCCTCAAGGAGCACGGGCTGCGGGTGCCGCAGGACGTGGCCCTGAGCGGCTTCGGCAACGAGACGTTTTCGTCGCTCACCGAGCCGCAGCTCACCACCATCGACCAGCAGTGCGAAGAGATGGGCGGCGCCGCCGTGCGGCTGCTGCTGGAGATGGTGCAGCAAACCGGCCACCGGCAGGCGCCCCGCAAGGTCGTGCTGGAGCCGCATCTGTTGATGCGGGAGTCGTCGGGCAAGCGGCAGCACGCGTAG
- a CDS encoding UDP-glucose--hexose-1-phosphate uridylyltransferase — protein MPSFDSTEHPHRRFNALSGEWVLVSPHRSKRPWQGQQEETEQDQRPAYDPTCYLCPGNARVGGEVNPKYESTYVFNNDFGALTVDVPTGGVNEGGLLRAEAESGICRVICFSPRHDLTLPQMTVPAIRKVVDLWVEEFQTLGARPDINYVQIFENKGPMMGCSNPHPHGQIWAQRTVPGEPAQEGVQQLAYFQEHGRTLLSDYLKIELEKKERVVLENEHFVVLVPYWAVWPYETLVVSRRAVQDITQLTPEERDALADAVRRLTIRYDNLFNISFPYSAGLHQRPTDGQAHPEWHLHMHFYPPLLRSATVRKFMVGYEMLGDPQRDVTPEFSAGRLRELSEVHYKEAGS, from the coding sequence ATGCCTTCCTTCGATTCCACCGAGCACCCGCACCGCCGCTTCAATGCCCTCTCGGGCGAGTGGGTGCTGGTGTCGCCGCACCGCTCCAAGCGCCCCTGGCAGGGCCAGCAGGAAGAAACCGAGCAGGACCAGCGCCCCGCCTACGACCCCACCTGCTACCTGTGCCCCGGCAACGCCCGCGTGGGCGGCGAGGTGAACCCCAAATACGAGTCGACCTACGTCTTCAACAACGACTTCGGCGCCCTGACCGTGGACGTGCCCACCGGCGGCGTGAACGAGGGCGGCCTGCTGCGCGCCGAAGCCGAATCGGGCATCTGCCGCGTCATCTGCTTCTCGCCGCGCCACGACCTCACGCTGCCCCAGATGACCGTGCCGGCTATCCGGAAAGTGGTCGACTTGTGGGTGGAGGAATTCCAGACGCTGGGCGCGCGGCCCGACATCAACTACGTGCAGATTTTCGAGAACAAGGGCCCGATGATGGGCTGCTCGAACCCGCACCCGCACGGCCAGATTTGGGCCCAGCGCACCGTGCCCGGCGAGCCCGCTCAGGAGGGCGTGCAGCAGCTGGCCTACTTCCAGGAGCACGGCCGCACGCTGTTGAGCGACTACCTCAAAATCGAGCTCGAAAAAAAGGAGCGGGTAGTACTCGAAAACGAGCATTTCGTGGTGCTGGTGCCGTACTGGGCCGTGTGGCCCTACGAGACGCTGGTGGTGAGCCGCCGCGCCGTGCAGGACATCACCCAGCTCACGCCCGAAGAACGCGACGCCCTGGCCGACGCCGTGCGCCGCCTCACCATTCGCTACGACAACCTGTTCAACATCAGCTTCCCGTACTCGGCGGGCCTGCACCAGCGGCCCACCGACGGGCAGGCGCACCCCGAATGGCACTTGCACATGCATTTCTACCCGCCGTTGCTGCGCTCGGCCACGGTGCGCAAGTTCATGGTGGGCTACGAGATGCTGGGCGACCCCCAGCGCGACGTGACGCCGGAATTCAGCGCCGGGCGCTTGCGCGAGCTCTCGGAAGTGCACTACAAAGAAGCCGGCAGCTAA
- the galK gene encoding galactokinase, giving the protein MSASLAQAVAADFQQHFGYAPLLVRAPGRVNLIGEHTDYNGGFVLPAAVDKEAVFAVGLNKGQQIRLVAHDLNETLELANAAEISPSDTHWANYLLGVAAQFQQRGVAVPGFDCVFAGTVPLGAGMSSSAAIECGLAFALNRLLGAGFDTMELARIAQLAEHTYAGVMCGIMDQFASLFGRDAHVVRLDCRSLQYEYFPFDTRACRIVLCNSGVKHSLASSEYNTRRQECERGVSVLQQKHPEVTSLRDATMEMLDAHRSELGGTVYRRCAYVVQENARVEAACRHLLAGDLAAFGQEMYGSHAGLRDDYEVSCAELDVLVEAAQAAPGVFGARMMGGGFGGCTINLVAPDKVDEFIASVSKAYQEKFGLKLETYQTTIVDGVGLASA; this is encoded by the coding sequence ATGTCTGCGTCACTTGCCCAGGCCGTTGCGGCTGACTTTCAACAACATTTCGGCTACGCGCCGCTGCTGGTGCGGGCCCCCGGCCGCGTCAACCTCATCGGCGAGCACACCGACTACAACGGCGGCTTCGTGCTGCCCGCGGCCGTCGACAAGGAAGCCGTGTTTGCCGTGGGCTTGAACAAAGGCCAGCAAATCCGACTGGTGGCCCACGACCTGAACGAGACGCTGGAGCTGGCTAACGCTGCCGAAATCAGCCCCAGCGACACGCACTGGGCCAATTACCTGCTGGGCGTGGCGGCGCAGTTTCAGCAGCGCGGAGTGGCCGTGCCGGGCTTCGACTGCGTGTTTGCCGGTACCGTGCCGCTGGGCGCGGGCATGTCGTCGTCGGCGGCCATCGAGTGCGGGCTGGCCTTCGCCCTCAACCGCCTGCTGGGCGCCGGTTTCGACACCATGGAACTGGCCCGCATTGCGCAACTGGCCGAGCATACCTACGCCGGCGTGATGTGCGGCATCATGGACCAGTTTGCCAGCCTGTTTGGGCGCGATGCCCATGTGGTGCGCCTCGATTGCCGCTCACTCCAGTACGAGTACTTCCCCTTCGATACCCGGGCCTGCCGCATCGTGCTCTGCAACTCGGGCGTGAAGCACAGCTTGGCCAGTTCCGAGTACAACACCCGCCGCCAGGAGTGCGAGCGCGGCGTGAGCGTGCTCCAGCAGAAGCACCCCGAAGTAACCAGCCTGCGCGACGCCACCATGGAAATGCTTGACGCCCACCGCAGCGAGCTGGGCGGCACCGTGTACCGCCGCTGCGCCTACGTAGTGCAGGAAAACGCCCGCGTGGAAGCCGCCTGCCGCCACCTGCTGGCCGGCGACCTGGCTGCCTTTGGCCAGGAGATGTACGGCAGCCACGCCGGCCTGCGCGACGACTACGAAGTGAGCTGCGCCGAGCTCGACGTGCTGGTAGAAGCCGCTCAGGCCGCGCCCGGCGTGTTCGGTGCCCGCATGATGGGCGGCGGCTTCGGCGGCTGCACCATCAACTTGGTGGCGCCGGATAAAGTGGACGAATTCATCGCCAGCGTGAGCAAAGCCTACCAAGAGAAATTCGGTCTGAAACTGGAAACCTACCAGACGACGATAGTGGACGGGGTGGGGCTGGCGTCGGCCTAA
- a CDS encoding cellulase family glycosylhydrolase has protein sequence MTQRRTLLLFFLFFLAVTVPLLAQKAPKQPDGEVFVDKNGVLRWQKGRQEVALFGVNYTAPFAYSYRALQKLGVNHEQAIRQDVYHLSRLGVDAFRVHVWDVEITDTVGNLLENEHLRLLDFLVNELKQRGIRIILTPIAYWNNGYPEPDTGTGFSSIFSKGEAYTNPRAIAAQERYLTQFLNHRNSYTKTLNREDANILAFEVCNEPRYHKPESEVTSFANRMAAAIRATGCRKPVFYNVSENPDVYEAVLNAKVDGLTFQWYPQGLVANHALRGNFLPYVDQYPIPYRTDPRFTSKARMVYEFESADIIQPVMYPMMARSFREAGFQWATQFAYDPLAIAYANTEYQTHYLNLAYTPAKAISLLIAGQAFRTVKRGQSFGRYPQDSVFGDFLVSYRRQLSQLNTPEEFYYTASTAAAPKQPGKLRHVAGVGSSTVVRYGGLGAYFLDRLAPGVWRLEVMPDALPIRDPFEKASLSKAVTQILWNEQPLQVSLSDLGSSFSLKGLNEGNTAQAQAAEGRVSVRPGVYLLAAAGKSTAAYTAKTAFNHLLLGEFVAPAPSTLGAQVRHTPPVQAAAGQPLRLRALISGVGPADSVLLVAQHYYGRTRTLPTSSPAYATYEATVPADLLYPGQLRYWLVLKKGAQTLTFPGGYAGQPRDWDYAHAEHWEVPIVATGTPLPLFVASRDQEQVEARGVANNAWTDYVTTPAGTLALRLVQGPPRAGQPAAMGPAASLRAFFGDKLAGRQADLAGFTEVVVRARSSQPGASAKVTLTTKDAVTYSAPLPLGAELQDVRIPLSAFRPDALLLMPRPYPGFNALQYQPAAAPAFRLADAEVLQVVWESGTAPAAPLHLDIETVSLR, from the coding sequence ATGACGCAACGCCGTACGCTGCTGCTTTTCTTCCTTTTTTTCCTGGCTGTCACGGTGCCCTTGCTGGCGCAAAAAGCCCCCAAACAGCCCGATGGCGAGGTATTCGTGGATAAAAACGGCGTGCTGCGCTGGCAGAAAGGCCGGCAGGAAGTGGCCCTGTTTGGCGTGAACTACACCGCGCCCTTCGCCTATTCTTACCGGGCGCTGCAAAAGCTGGGCGTCAACCACGAGCAGGCCATTCGGCAGGACGTGTACCACCTGAGCCGGCTGGGCGTGGACGCTTTCCGGGTGCACGTGTGGGACGTGGAAATCACCGACACGGTGGGCAACCTGCTCGAAAACGAGCACCTGCGCCTGCTCGACTTTCTGGTGAATGAACTTAAGCAGCGCGGTATCCGCATCATCCTCACGCCCATTGCCTACTGGAACAACGGCTACCCCGAGCCGGACACCGGCACCGGCTTTTCCAGCATTTTCTCCAAGGGCGAGGCCTACACCAACCCGCGCGCCATTGCGGCGCAGGAGCGTTACCTCACGCAGTTTCTCAACCACCGCAACTCCTACACGAAAACCCTCAACCGCGAAGACGCCAACATTCTGGCCTTTGAGGTGTGCAACGAGCCGCGCTACCACAAGCCCGAAAGCGAAGTCACGAGCTTCGCTAACCGCATGGCCGCCGCCATTCGGGCCACGGGCTGCCGCAAGCCGGTGTTCTACAACGTGTCGGAAAACCCCGACGTGTACGAGGCCGTGCTCAACGCCAAAGTCGACGGGCTGACTTTTCAGTGGTACCCGCAGGGGCTGGTGGCCAACCACGCGCTGCGCGGCAACTTCCTGCCCTACGTCGACCAGTACCCTATTCCCTACCGCACGGACCCGCGCTTCACCAGCAAGGCCAGGATGGTGTATGAGTTCGAGTCGGCCGACATCATTCAGCCCGTGATGTACCCGATGATGGCCCGCAGCTTCCGCGAGGCCGGTTTTCAGTGGGCCACGCAGTTTGCCTACGACCCGCTGGCCATTGCCTACGCCAATACCGAGTACCAAACCCACTACCTGAACCTGGCCTACACGCCGGCCAAGGCCATCAGCCTGCTCATCGCTGGCCAGGCGTTCCGGACGGTGAAGCGTGGGCAGAGCTTCGGGCGCTACCCGCAGGATTCCGTGTTTGGCGACTTTCTGGTGAGCTACCGCCGCCAGCTGAGCCAGCTGAACACGCCCGAAGAGTTCTATTACACCGCCAGCACCGCTGCCGCCCCCAAGCAGCCCGGCAAGCTGCGCCACGTGGCTGGCGTGGGCTCCTCAACAGTGGTGCGCTACGGCGGGCTGGGCGCCTATTTCCTCGACCGCCTGGCGCCCGGCGTGTGGCGCTTGGAGGTGATGCCCGACGCCCTGCCCATCCGCGACCCGTTTGAAAAAGCCTCCCTGAGCAAAGCCGTGACGCAGATTCTGTGGAACGAGCAGCCCTTGCAAGTATCGCTGAGCGACCTGGGAAGTAGTTTCTCCCTCAAAGGCCTGAACGAGGGAAACACCGCGCAGGCTCAGGCCGCGGAGGGCCGCGTCAGCGTGCGCCCCGGCGTGTACCTGCTGGCCGCCGCGGGCAAGTCGACGGCGGCCTACACGGCCAAAACCGCATTCAATCATCTTCTGCTGGGCGAATTTGTTGCCCCTGCGCCCAGCACGCTGGGCGCGCAGGTGCGCCACACGCCGCCGGTGCAGGCCGCGGCCGGGCAGCCTTTGCGCCTGCGCGCCCTCATCAGCGGGGTGGGCCCCGCCGACAGCGTGCTGCTGGTGGCTCAGCACTACTACGGCCGCACCCGCACGCTGCCCACCAGCAGCCCCGCTTACGCCACCTACGAAGCCACCGTACCCGCCGACCTGCTCTACCCTGGCCAGCTGCGCTACTGGTTGGTGTTGAAAAAAGGTGCGCAAACGCTGACTTTTCCCGGCGGCTACGCTGGCCAGCCGCGCGACTGGGACTACGCCCACGCCGAGCATTGGGAAGTGCCCATTGTAGCCACAGGCACGCCGCTGCCGCTGTTTGTGGCCAGCCGCGACCAGGAGCAGGTTGAGGCCCGCGGCGTGGCCAACAACGCCTGGACCGACTACGTGACCACGCCGGCCGGCACGCTGGCGCTGCGCCTGGTGCAGGGGCCGCCCCGCGCCGGTCAGCCCGCTGCCATGGGCCCGGCCGCGAGCCTGCGGGCGTTTTTTGGTGATAAGCTGGCGGGGCGGCAGGCCGATTTGGCAGGCTTCACGGAGGTGGTGGTGCGGGCCCGCAGCAGCCAGCCCGGCGCCAGTGCCAAGGTGACGCTTACTACGAAAGATGCCGTGACGTACTCGGCCCCGCTGCCGCTGGGTGCGGAGCTACAGGACGTGCGCATTCCGCTCAGCGCCTTCCGGCCCGATGCGCTGCTGCTCATGCCCCGCCCCTACCCCGGTTTCAATGCGCTGCAATACCAGCCGGCTGCCGCACCGGCGTTCCGACTCGCCGATGCGGAAGTGCTGCAAGTAGTATGGGAGTCGGGGACGGCCCCAGCGGCGCCGCTACATCTGGATATTGAAACTGTCAGCTTGCGATAA
- a CDS encoding glycosyl hydrolase 53 family protein has protein sequence MTKRVRYFLLLALLAVWSGTIPAAEAQTPAPFAKGADISWVTEMERANYLFYNEAGVQQDLFRLLRDHDMNAIRLRVWVNPAGGWNGKNDVIAKAIRARNLGFRLMIDFHYSDSWADPGQQTKPAAWAGHSFSQLLTDVYNHTYDVLDSLKDNNIVPEWVQVGNETNDGMLWPDGRRSLNPQNFAQIIDRGYAAVKAVNPTSKVIVHIANGFNNAYFRNVFDDLVLKGARFDVIGMSHYPTDVNWPTLNAQIQTNMNDMVTRYPGKEVMVVETGMPANRPIPTQQMLLDLLAKVRAVPGGKGLGVLYWEPQAYNWMNYGLGMWASSGRPTVALSSFLDNPPARGLVYNPGFEYTGATQTVLGWTTTGDADADLTQFYGYSSSYQLGHQRATAYQVRTSQLLTNLPNGTYTLRAWGQSSGGQTQCQLYANGFGGSERATTLPATGNWERVEVPGIVVTNGQCEIGLRSDAHANETASLDDVEFVATAVSATTPAAAAARAVAQVYPNPTTGARTIRLALEKAETVQLTLFSLTGQLLRAEAPRRLPAGAQAVQWEAPNLPAGTYLLKISLGNHTEFHKIVQL, from the coding sequence ATGACGAAACGAGTACGCTACTTCCTGCTCCTGGCCTTGCTGGCCGTTTGGAGCGGGACAATTCCGGCCGCCGAGGCGCAAACGCCGGCTCCCTTCGCCAAAGGCGCCGACATCAGCTGGGTGACGGAGATGGAGCGGGCCAACTACTTGTTCTACAACGAGGCCGGTGTGCAACAGGACTTATTCCGCCTGTTGCGCGACCACGACATGAACGCCATCCGGCTGCGCGTGTGGGTGAACCCGGCCGGCGGCTGGAACGGCAAAAACGACGTCATCGCCAAAGCCATTCGGGCCCGCAACCTGGGCTTTCGGCTCATGATTGACTTCCACTACAGCGACAGTTGGGCCGACCCCGGCCAGCAAACCAAGCCCGCGGCCTGGGCCGGCCACTCTTTCAGCCAGCTGCTGACCGACGTGTACAACCACACCTACGACGTGCTGGACTCGCTGAAGGACAACAACATCGTGCCCGAGTGGGTGCAGGTGGGCAACGAAACCAACGACGGCATGCTGTGGCCCGACGGCCGCCGCTCCCTCAACCCGCAGAACTTCGCCCAGATTATTGACCGGGGCTACGCCGCCGTGAAGGCCGTGAACCCCACGAGCAAGGTCATCGTGCACATTGCCAACGGCTTCAACAACGCCTACTTCCGCAACGTGTTCGACGACCTGGTGCTGAAAGGCGCGCGCTTCGACGTCATCGGCATGTCGCACTACCCTACCGACGTGAACTGGCCCACGCTTAATGCGCAGATTCAGACCAATATGAACGACATGGTGACGCGCTATCCCGGCAAAGAGGTGATGGTGGTGGAAACCGGCATGCCCGCCAACCGCCCCATCCCAACCCAGCAAATGCTGCTCGACCTGCTGGCCAAGGTGCGCGCCGTGCCGGGCGGCAAGGGCCTGGGCGTGCTCTACTGGGAGCCGCAGGCCTACAACTGGATGAACTACGGCCTGGGTATGTGGGCCAGCAGCGGCCGCCCCACCGTGGCACTCAGCTCGTTTCTGGATAATCCGCCGGCTCGCGGCCTCGTCTACAATCCTGGCTTCGAGTACACCGGCGCCACCCAAACCGTGCTGGGCTGGACCACCACCGGCGACGCCGACGCCGACCTGACGCAGTTTTACGGCTATTCCAGCTCCTACCAGCTGGGCCACCAGCGCGCCACGGCCTACCAGGTGCGCACCTCGCAGCTGCTCACCAACCTGCCCAACGGCACCTACACCCTGCGCGCCTGGGGCCAGAGCAGCGGCGGCCAAACCCAGTGCCAGCTCTACGCCAACGGCTTTGGCGGCAGCGAGCGGGCCACCACCCTGCCCGCCACCGGCAACTGGGAGCGCGTGGAAGTGCCGGGCATCGTGGTCACGAACGGGCAGTGCGAAATCGGCCTGCGCTCCGACGCCCACGCCAACGAAACGGCCAGCCTCGACGACGTGGAGTTTGTGGCCACGGCCGTGTCGGCGACCACGCCCGCGGCGGCCGCAGCCCGGGCGGTGGCGCAAGTGTACCCCAACCCCACCACCGGCGCGCGCACCATCCGCCTGGCCTTGGAAAAGGCCGAAACCGTGCAGCTGACGCTGTTCAGCCTTACGGGGCAGCTGCTGCGAGCCGAAGCCCCAAGGCGTCTGCCAGCCGGCGCCCAGGCAGTGCAGTGGGAGGCGCCCAACCTGCCCGCCGGCACCTATCTGTTGAAAATCTCACTGGGCAACCACACAGAGTTCCACAAAATCGTGCAGCTGTAA